In the Populus trichocarpa isolate Nisqually-1 chromosome 1, P.trichocarpa_v4.1, whole genome shotgun sequence genome, tggttCTGGATTTGTATAATCTGATTCCTTTGTATTATTTGCATTATTATGCAATCATGTAGGTGAGTTTagacattaataaaaaaaaaaattctgagtttaaaaaaattcctttgtATCTGTTTCTATGGCATTCTCCTTTGTTTCTGCTGTATGCATCCAATATCTAAGTTGTCCTTTGTGCAGGATACTCACCTTCTACTTACTGGTGGATTTGAGAAAATTCTTCGTATATTTGACTTGAATCGTCCAGATGCACCCCCAAGAGAAGTTGACAATTCACCAGGTTCAATCAGAACTGTTGCGTGGCTTCACAGTGATCAGACCATATTAAGTTCTTGTGCTGATATTGGTGGTGTGAGGTATGGACAGTAATAAATGATCAAGCCTGATCCCATGTGATGTCGTATAATTATTTGCTTTCATTTGTGGCTGCACTTTGTTGTTTGATTGGTTGAACCGGGGTAATTTGTGCTGTTATATTTGAGATTCTACTTCATAATGAACTATCAATATGCAGTGTGTGTCATTAAGCTTAGTGCTTTTTAAAGATATGGGATATGTGAACACAAGCTTGTCACATCCTTTCAGACAGGTACTTGTAATAGTTAtctgattttggtttttgtttttgttttttaacaagaaaaccTTTATGAAAGTTACTGTTGGTTTCTTTACATTATTTGGTTCAATTTAGAGCCATGTGGacatatacttttaaaaaataagatgataaaaaaaataggagaaattTTTGGGGTTATGTGAACTGAACTTAATTTGAtgtgctttatttatttactggTACAGAAATCCCTCTTCTACTTTATTGTTATCATCATGGAAGGAAAAGCAGTTAATTAATTGTCTTTGTTTTCACCTTGAGTGGTTAATTGGAAAGTGTGTTCAAGAATGGCTATATATATTGGTAGCCCTTCTTGATCGATAGATGTATTATTGGTACTGAAGTCTTTCCTCGACTCATCATTGTATTGTTGTTCTCCTTCTAATTTGATTGCTGACTCTATAGGTTATGGGACATACGAAGTGGCAAAATTGTTCAAACACTTGAAACAAAGTCACCTGTAACAAGTGCTGAAGTGAGTCAGGATGGTCGTTATATAACTACTGCTGATGGATCTACGGTTAAATTTTGGGATGCAAATCAGTAAGTTGTGGTTTGGATTCTTCCTTTTGCACCTTGGTTATTTCATAGGAATTGCCTTGTAactttttctcatttttgtttCCAGTTTTGGATTGGTGAAAAGCTATGACATGCCATGCAATGTGGAATCAGCTTCATTGGAACCAAAATTTGGTAATAAGTTTGTTGCTGGAGGAGAAGACATGTGGATCCATGTGTTTGATTTCCATACTGGAGAACAGATTGGTATGTGTAACTgctccaacttttttttttttttttttgaagaaacaaGTTCAACATCTAAACACAAAAAGTTGGTTTGAATCTCTGTGCTGTATATTCTTGTTGAATGGGAAATTTAGATTTCAGAAACGACTTCCATAAAACTTTTATGTCAAAATTGtttgttaatttatgtttttgaggTGCAACGTAATGCAGTTTTTCTACCAGAATATCTGTTGTTAGCTAATGCCTTGACCTGCATGTTCTTTTACCAGTCTTCAACCAGACGAGAAAATGATGGACCTGAGCTGAATATATGATTATAGTACTGTTGGTTGATGGCCCATATATGGCCCCGAATTCTTCAGAGAAACTTCGCTGATGTTCTAAGTTTCAGTTATAACCATCATCTTGCTCGTGCTCTCTATATGCAGGATGCAACAAGGGTCACCATGGTCCTGTTCATTGCCTACGATTCTCACCTGGAGGAGAGTCTTATGCATCAGGATCCGAAGATGGAACCATCAGAATATGGCAACTCAGCCCAGCAAGTCATGATGAGAATGATTCTCTTCCTGGGAATGGACCAACTGGGAAAGTGAAGGTTTCAGCTGATGATGTTGCTCAAAAGATCGAGGTCTTGCGTATCAGCAAAGAAGGAAAAACTGCTGAGAAGGATAAGGCAACTGATGCCTGACTAGGGCTTCATATTGTTTCACCTGTTCTTGTTTTGTCTCTACTTGGCAAGTGGACGCTACTTCTTTTGCATTTGCTCTGCCGTGGAAATAAAAtggtcatgaaaaaaaaaacacagaaaaggaaaaatctgTTTTGTATGTTCCTCGCTGTTTCTTCCTTGTTGGAAAATCCATCTTTCGAACTTAGCCACCTTTATAGTTTTAATGATGTAGAACTTTTAAGAAAATGACGATAGTACGGTTGCTAATTACAATAGATTTTTGTTAGCTTGATTATCTAATTCGTGCATGCTTATTCTGCACTGGCAATGAGATGTTCCGCATAACTTTTGCATGGaattagttttttcttgaaaaaatatgaaaatattttctttaataatattgatgtgttggtattaaaaataaataaattttttttttaatatatttttaataaaaaagttattttgaaaactaatggaaaataatctcaaatactTTTTATGCATCCCACACCTAATCTTTATTACTAGTTAGTTAGTTATAGgttggataatttattttaacgtAAATATAAATATGCAGGTACAggtaacttgtttttttttacttcaagaaaaaaatgcaaatgtgaacgtgaataaaaacaaaactgatGCTTAAgaattatatgtattaataaaaaaaaattgttaatgtaatattaatctCAAATTACATTTAACTAGTAGAAAAAACAGGATTGTTGCGAGTATGtatgatttttaattgtttttaattgaaaaatgtaagtaaaaatatatgaacaaataaactaagaaaaagttgttaatgtcaatcaaattctaaaataaaaaaaaaattgataaaatcattcACATGAAagtaaaatatagataaatacGATATTTAACCTCAACTTTtcgtacattttttttttgtcttaaaggTTACTTTTTATTACcaagaacaaataatttttattttcataaacacatcatgaaaatataacataaaacacaaaaattataaataaataagaatgatctcttcaaaaaattaaatacatacaaaataatttaaaaaaaccactatttaaaaaagatgaaatacaCAGTCTAAGAAATCAGATAAAAAggagtattaatttaaatataaataaaaaatttaattcaaataaaaacacataaaaatatatcaattaaacaataaaacaaaattagaaaaaataaataaattcaaacacTGTCACGCCTAGCAAGTCAGGCTTGTGCTCATGagcccttaatttttttgtttggaaataggACGAATAACATGTCAtctttccataatttttttaaaaaataaaataaaaggaagcaaCGCATCGTAGACCTTCCTAGTTTTCAACCACCGAACTGGAAAATCAGACagagtgttttttattcaaaaatataatttttaaattaaaaaaacctaaaaaagtcCATATGAtgtaaataaactaataaaccaataaaaaaaccttaaaaatcacataaaaacacaaatccAAACTACAAACAAAATCCTCTCTCAAGtttgatctattttttgttattttaggaTAAAGACAATAATAACACCTAAGGGAGTTGAATAAGATGTTTCACTAATACTaacaaataatacaattttattcaatttaacacAATAAATATGAttaaccaacaatataattaaagtgcttAAAGTAAAAAGTATAAGGAGAGAAATTGCAAACTCATTTTAAGTACCAAAATGTAATTGAGTATTGTATTCTTTTAATAATCTAAGCTTAAGAGTACATTGTTCTTAACGAATCCACACCAAACCTTTTTTCactact is a window encoding:
- the LOC7490969 gene encoding uncharacterized protein LOC7490969 isoform X1, whose amino-acid sequence is MDKKKVAVPLVCHGHSRPVVDLFYSPVTPDGFFLISASKDSSPMLRNGETGDWIGTFEGHKGAVWSCCLDTNALRAASGSADFSAKLWDALTGDELQSFEHKHIVRACAFSEDTHLLLTGGFEKILRIFDLNRPDAPPREVDNSPGSIRTVAWLHSDQTILSSCADIGGVRLWDIRSGKIVQTLETKSPVTSAEVSQDGRYITTADGSTVKFWDANHFGLVKSYDMPCNVESASLEPKFGNKFVAGGEDMWIHVFDFHTGEQIGCNKGHHGPVHCLRFSPGGESYASGSEDGTIRIWQLSPASHDENDSLPGNGPTGKVKVSADDVAQKIEVLRISKEGKTAEKDKATDA
- the LOC7490969 gene encoding uncharacterized protein LOC7490969 isoform X2, which produces MDKKKVAVPLVCHGHSRPVVDLFYSPVTPDGFFLISASKDSSPMLRNGETGDWIGTFEGHKGAVWSCCLDTNALRAASGSADFSAKLWDALTGDELQSFEHKHIVRACAFSEDTHLLLTGGFEKILRIFDLNRPDAPPREVDNSPGSIRTVAWLHSDQTILSSCADIGGVRLWDIRSGKIVQTLETKSPVTSAEVSQDGRYITTADGSTVKFWDANHFGLVKSYDMPCNVESASLEPKFGNKFVAGGEDMWIHVFDFHTGEQIVFNQTRK